Proteins encoded together in one Pseudomonadota bacterium window:
- a CDS encoding phosphoethanolamine methyltransferase, whose protein sequence is MKNGQRQNGKQGKSLQKRTAKERLIEFWDIFGKDDDVLVIINADPDALASALSVKRLLRYRVKSITIAYPNEIRRLSNIAMVDLLKIQAERLQNCKIGDYNRKIILDSQPDHLPSFEGIGFDAVIDHHPATKGWVAPFVDIRKEYGATASMMVEYLRAAGMKPSVPLATALFYAIKVDTQNFEKRTVSADAISFRYLYNIANHDLVRKIELSELRKSELNYFQTALNEFRIIKRRLYVHMGRVRSPDILVMIADFFNRVHEVSWVLVSGVHADKLIVIYRCDGYKKNAGKIATTMFGKIGSAGGHREAARAEIPMKSFDIEGEFTTQNLIRLTTKHLKKMEPV, encoded by the coding sequence TTGAAGAACGGTCAACGCCAGAACGGTAAGCAGGGCAAAAGTCTGCAAAAGCGGACGGCCAAAGAGCGGCTTATTGAATTCTGGGATATTTTCGGCAAGGATGATGATGTTCTGGTCATCATTAACGCAGACCCGGATGCACTGGCCAGCGCCCTGAGCGTCAAGCGGCTCTTGCGCTACCGGGTTAAAAGCATCACCATTGCCTATCCCAACGAGATCAGAAGACTCAGCAATATCGCTATGGTCGACCTGTTGAAGATCCAGGCGGAGCGCCTTCAGAACTGCAAGATCGGCGACTACAATCGTAAAATCATCCTTGATTCACAGCCCGACCATCTGCCGAGTTTCGAAGGTATCGGGTTTGATGCGGTGATTGATCACCATCCGGCCACCAAGGGGTGGGTTGCCCCCTTTGTCGATATCCGGAAGGAGTATGGGGCAACGGCCTCAATGATGGTGGAATATCTGCGGGCCGCCGGGATGAAGCCTTCGGTGCCATTGGCCACCGCCCTGTTTTATGCGATCAAGGTCGATACCCAGAACTTTGAGAAGCGCACCGTATCGGCTGACGCCATCTCGTTCCGTTACCTGTATAACATCGCCAACCACGATCTGGTCCGCAAGATCGAGCTTTCCGAGCTCAGGAAATCGGAACTGAATTATTTCCAGACCGCTCTCAATGAGTTTCGTATAATAAAGCGTCGTTTGTATGTCCATATGGGGCGGGTCAGGAGCCCGGATATCCTGGTGATGATCGCCGACTTTTTCAACCGGGTCCATGAGGTTTCCTGGGTTCTGGTTTCCGGAGTGCATGCTGATAAACTGATCGTCATCTACAGGTGTGACGGCTATAAAAAGAACGCCGGGAAAATTGCTACGACCATGTTCGGCAAGATTGGTTCCGCCGGGGGTCATCGTGAAGCGGCAAGGGCCGAAATACCCATG